The Prosthecobacter vanneervenii genome has a segment encoding these proteins:
- a CDS encoding flippase activity-associated protein Agl23: MPPSSKKQPLGPIGLIIFAVISLAVGAYYRLPSLGDRPMHTDEAILAMKSAEYQATGHFQYDPKDFHGPGLHYITRVWGWLAGWGDSSTWTEAQLRMVPVMCGLGLILATLLLRHALGRAAAGYAMLLMSISPMMVYYSRYFIMEVPLVLLITLSIAALWHYSQGSGRWWLVLAGVCLGLQHATKETFVLNVAAALAGFAATKLLVGDFAPRRSGFDSGPGKRRALRPWLWVIIPAVLTSVALYSGGFKDWVAVKDSALTYLNYLKRAEGSGHEKPWYYYLTLIFWRKDGLVWSEAMIGGLGIVGMLYAFLGNHSKQPARQAFLVFLSVYTLALFAIYSFLAYKTPWSILSAQHALTLLAGVGAAAISSALSGSFSRVVFRIAFGLGLYNLVAQTNLAIHLYAADSRNPYVYSHTSSNLLRLLPVIRELQKTAPDGAFDVLVVNRDAGWPLPWYLRDIKSVHYTNAVPDKIDARVIIAEPEMKTALEAKFDGTPYTTLDLYGLRPGVMLNLWVEQTLWERNTLRKQQQKEAPAP; the protein is encoded by the coding sequence ATGCCCCCTTCTTCCAAGAAACAACCCCTGGGCCCCATCGGCCTGATCATCTTTGCCGTCATTTCCTTGGCGGTAGGCGCTTACTACCGCCTGCCCTCGCTGGGAGACCGGCCCATGCACACGGACGAGGCCATCCTGGCCATGAAGTCGGCGGAGTATCAGGCCACGGGCCATTTCCAGTATGACCCCAAGGACTTTCACGGACCGGGGCTGCACTACATCACACGCGTGTGGGGCTGGCTGGCGGGCTGGGGAGACTCCAGCACGTGGACAGAGGCACAGCTGCGCATGGTGCCGGTGATGTGCGGGCTGGGGCTGATCCTGGCCACGCTGCTGCTGCGCCACGCGCTGGGCCGCGCGGCGGCGGGCTATGCCATGCTGCTGATGTCCATCTCCCCCATGATGGTCTATTACTCCCGCTATTTCATCATGGAGGTGCCGCTGGTGCTGCTCATCACGCTGAGCATCGCGGCGCTGTGGCATTACTCGCAGGGCAGCGGGCGCTGGTGGCTGGTGCTGGCAGGCGTGTGCCTGGGCCTGCAGCACGCCACCAAGGAGACCTTTGTGCTGAATGTGGCCGCCGCTCTGGCGGGCTTTGCCGCCACGAAGCTGCTGGTGGGAGACTTTGCCCCGCGCCGCAGCGGCTTTGATTCCGGCCCTGGCAAACGCCGCGCCCTGCGCCCCTGGCTGTGGGTCATTATTCCCGCCGTGCTCACCAGCGTCGCGCTGTATTCCGGCGGATTTAAAGACTGGGTGGCGGTGAAGGACAGCGCGCTGACCTACCTGAACTACCTCAAGCGTGCCGAGGGCAGCGGCCATGAGAAGCCATGGTACTACTACCTCACCCTGATCTTCTGGCGCAAGGACGGCCTGGTGTGGAGCGAGGCCATGATCGGGGGCCTGGGCATCGTGGGCATGCTGTATGCCTTTCTGGGAAACCACAGCAAGCAGCCCGCGCGGCAGGCCTTTCTGGTCTTCCTCTCGGTCTATACCCTGGCGCTTTTTGCCATCTACTCCTTCCTGGCCTACAAGACGCCCTGGTCCATCCTCAGCGCGCAGCATGCTCTGACGCTGCTGGCGGGCGTGGGCGCAGCGGCCATCTCCAGCGCGCTCAGCGGCTCCTTTTCACGGGTGGTTTTCAGGATCGCCTTTGGCCTCGGCCTTTACAACCTGGTGGCGCAGACAAACCTGGCCATCCACCTGTATGCGGCGGATTCGAGAAACCCCTATGTCTATTCCCACACCTCCAGCAACCTGCTGCGCCTGCTGCCGGTGATCCGCGAACTGCAGAAGACAGCGCCCGATGGAGCCTTTGACGTCCTCGTGGTGAACCGCGATGCCGGATGGCCCCTGCCCTGGTATCTGCGCGACATCAAGAGCGTGCACTACACCAACGCCGTGCCGGACAAGATCGACGCGCGTGTGATCATCGCCGAGCCCGAGATGAAAACCGCGCTGGAGGCCAAATTTGACGGCACCCCCTACACCACGCTGGACCTGTACGGCCTGCGCCCCGGCGTCATGCTGAACCTCTGGGTGGAGCAGACCCTTTGGGAGCGAAACACCCTGCGCAAGCAGCAGCAAAAGGAAGCCCCCGCACCGTGA
- a CDS encoding FAD:protein FMN transferase, giving the protein MSEDAAPQHHRFTQNAMATTFDVIISHDAADETYAAQAAQAVFQEIARLEDELSRFRATSDIYRLGQLKAGESIRVGMAAWDCLSLAKAMHQETAGAFDITIGPLMTLFVTSDGEPRQVNAAVLEQARGIIGSQRFDLDEDNLSVTVHASGMIFDLGAMGKGYALDQAADVLQDWKIGSFVLNAGDSTILAVGTPAGKEAWSITLGGGQRRLSLIDRAVSGSGFAVKGAHIMNPRLFMPVPIRNRRTYALAPTAALSDALSTSFMIMDKDEIAALCARYEGVEALELEE; this is encoded by the coding sequence GTGAGCGAAGACGCCGCCCCCCAGCACCATCGCTTCACCCAGAACGCGATGGCCACCACCTTTGATGTCATCATCAGCCACGATGCGGCGGATGAAACCTACGCCGCACAGGCCGCGCAGGCGGTGTTTCAGGAGATCGCACGCCTGGAGGATGAGCTGAGCCGCTTCCGCGCCACCAGCGACATCTACCGCCTGGGGCAGCTCAAGGCCGGGGAGAGCATCCGCGTGGGCATGGCCGCATGGGACTGCCTCTCGCTGGCCAAGGCCATGCATCAGGAGACGGCGGGGGCCTTTGACATCACCATCGGCCCGCTCATGACCCTCTTCGTCACCTCCGATGGGGAGCCGCGTCAGGTGAACGCCGCCGTGCTGGAGCAGGCGCGCGGCATCATCGGCAGCCAGCGCTTTGACCTGGATGAGGACAACCTCAGCGTGACCGTGCACGCCAGCGGCATGATCTTTGATCTCGGGGCCATGGGCAAGGGCTACGCGCTCGACCAGGCCGCCGACGTGCTGCAGGACTGGAAGATCGGCAGCTTTGTGCTCAATGCCGGAGACAGCACCATCCTGGCCGTGGGCACACCTGCGGGCAAGGAGGCGTGGAGCATCACCCTCGGCGGCGGGCAGCGCAGGCTCTCACTCATCGACCGCGCCGTGAGCGGCTCCGGCTTTGCCGTGAAGGGAGCGCACATCATGAACCCGCGCCTCTTCATGCCCGTGCCGATCAGGAACCGCCGCACCTACGCCCTGGCCCCCACCGCCGCGCTGTCGGACGCGCTTTCGACCTCCTTCATGATCATGGATAAGGATGAGATCGCCGCCCTGTGCGCACGCTATGAGGGCGTGGAGGCGCTGGAGCTGGAGGAGTGA
- a CDS encoding redoxin domain-containing protein, with translation MALSVGSKAPGFTLKSKSASGLSDVSLPAGKNTVLLFFPLAFTGVCTQELCDITAGLSSYSDLNAEVIGISVDSPFAQEAWAQKEKIGITLVSDLNKETTKAYDVLFPGLAGIGDTSARAAFVIDKNGVIQYAEQTPTPKDLPNFEAVKAKLAELA, from the coding sequence ATGGCACTCTCCGTCGGTTCCAAAGCCCCTGGCTTCACCCTCAAGTCCAAATCCGCCTCCGGCCTCAGCGATGTCTCGCTCCCCGCTGGCAAGAACACCGTCCTGCTTTTCTTCCCCCTCGCCTTCACGGGCGTGTGCACCCAGGAACTGTGCGACATCACCGCCGGCCTCAGCTCCTACAGCGACCTGAACGCCGAAGTCATCGGCATCAGCGTTGACAGCCCCTTTGCTCAGGAAGCCTGGGCGCAGAAGGAAAAGATCGGCATCACCCTGGTGAGCGACCTCAACAAGGAAACCACCAAGGCCTACGACGTGCTCTTCCCGGGCCTCGCCGGCATCGGCGACACCTCCGCCCGCGCCGCCTTCGTGATCGACAAGAACGGCGTCATCCAGTACGCCGAGCAGACCCCCACCCCAAAGGATCTGCCGAACTTTGAAGCCGTGAAGGCCAAGCTGGCCGAACTGGCCTAA
- a CDS encoding secondary thiamine-phosphate synthase enzyme YjbQ, with amino-acid sequence MAAHADHFTLPTRGKGTYEITERCQQIVRASGIRTGMATVFVQHTSASLVIYENADPSARTDLHSFFDHLVPEDTPYFVHTYEGPDDMPSHLRMALTRTSEVIPVVDGRLALGTWQGIFLFEHRRAPHTRSIVISVVGE; translated from the coding sequence ATGGCCGCACACGCAGATCACTTCACCCTCCCCACGCGGGGAAAAGGCACCTACGAGATCACCGAGCGCTGCCAGCAGATCGTGAGAGCCAGCGGCATCCGCACCGGCATGGCCACCGTTTTTGTCCAGCACACCAGCGCCAGTCTGGTGATCTATGAGAATGCCGACCCGTCTGCGCGCACGGACCTGCACAGCTTCTTTGACCATCTGGTGCCGGAGGACACGCCCTACTTTGTGCACACTTACGAAGGCCCGGACGACATGCCCAGCCACCTGCGCATGGCGCTCACGCGCACCTCGGAGGTCATCCCCGTGGTGGACGGCCGCCTGGCACTGGGCACCTGGCAGGGCATCTTCCTCTTTGAGCACCGCCGCGCCCCGCACACCCGCAGCATCGTGATCAGCGTGGTGGGCGAGTGA
- a CDS encoding DUF1501 domain-containing protein produces the protein MSDLSALSRRALLSRMGGGLGTLGLASALQGAPRTNFVPKAKRVIQLFMNGGPFGPDFFDPKPGLTRYSGQKPEGADLRTERPTGGLLASPYAYSKHGQSGLEISELLPNLARHADDLCVLRSCHTDNPNHGPALLLMNNGTMTERVPSMGSWLSYGLGNENANLPSFVVLCPGKPVRFSVLWTSAFLPAQHQGVYINHSNLDPKQMIPWLTNEKLARTDQRRQLDLMQALNAEHLAARGGADVALNGRIQAMETAYRMQSAATDAFDVNLEPEKVREIYGKSHFSNGCLMARRLVERGVRYVQLYYGNGQPWDTHSKHDEQTRKLAADIDRPIAALIGDLKQRGMLEDTLIIWGGEFGRTPVSENGNGRDHNPHGFCMFLAGGGARGGQAYGQSDDFGFKAAVDKMHVHDVHATILHLLGMDHERLTYRYAGRDYRLTDVHGRVPQAIVG, from the coding sequence ATGTCCGATCTCTCCGCGCTCTCACGTCGTGCACTGCTCTCCCGCATGGGGGGCGGCCTGGGCACGCTGGGCCTGGCGTCTGCGCTGCAGGGCGCGCCGCGCACAAACTTTGTGCCGAAGGCCAAGCGCGTGATCCAGCTCTTCATGAACGGCGGGCCGTTCGGGCCGGACTTCTTTGATCCCAAGCCGGGCCTCACCCGATACTCCGGGCAGAAACCCGAGGGCGCAGACCTGCGCACCGAGCGCCCCACCGGCGGCCTGCTGGCCTCTCCGTATGCTTATTCCAAGCATGGGCAGAGCGGGCTGGAGATCAGCGAGCTGCTGCCCAATCTGGCACGCCATGCCGATGACCTCTGCGTGCTGCGCTCCTGCCACACGGACAATCCGAATCACGGCCCCGCGCTGCTGCTGATGAACAACGGCACCATGACCGAGCGCGTGCCCAGCATGGGTTCGTGGCTGAGCTACGGTCTGGGGAATGAGAATGCGAATCTGCCCTCCTTCGTCGTGCTCTGCCCCGGCAAGCCGGTGCGCTTTTCCGTGCTGTGGACCAGCGCCTTTCTCCCCGCGCAGCACCAGGGCGTGTACATCAACCACTCCAATCTGGATCCGAAGCAGATGATCCCGTGGCTGACGAATGAGAAGCTGGCGCGCACAGATCAGCGGCGTCAGCTGGATCTCATGCAGGCGCTCAATGCCGAGCACCTGGCCGCACGCGGTGGTGCGGATGTGGCGCTGAATGGCCGCATCCAGGCCATGGAGACGGCCTACCGCATGCAGTCCGCCGCCACCGATGCCTTTGATGTCAATCTGGAGCCTGAGAAGGTGCGCGAGATCTATGGCAAAAGCCATTTCTCCAACGGCTGCCTCATGGCCCGCCGACTGGTGGAGCGCGGCGTGCGTTACGTGCAGCTCTACTACGGCAACGGCCAGCCCTGGGACACGCACTCCAAGCACGATGAGCAGACCCGCAAGCTGGCGGCGGACATCGACCGCCCCATCGCCGCACTCATCGGAGATTTGAAACAGCGCGGCATGCTGGAGGACACCCTCATCATCTGGGGTGGTGAATTTGGCCGCACACCCGTGAGCGAGAATGGCAACGGCCGCGACCACAATCCGCACGGCTTCTGCATGTTCCTGGCCGGTGGCGGCGCACGCGGCGGTCAGGCCTACGGCCAGAGCGATGACTTTGGCTTCAAGGCCGCCGTGGACAAGATGCATGTGCATGATGTGCATGCCACCATCCTGCACCTGCTGGGCATGGACCACGAAAGGCTGACCTATCGCTACGCCGGACGCGACTACCGCCTCACCGATGTGCACGGCCGTGTGCCGCAGGCGATCGTGGGCTGA
- a CDS encoding histidine phosphatase family protein has protein sequence MKKTIWFIRHAESLSNAGFPTDTPHAIGLSDKGQAQAEALGQQWQTVPDLIVVSRYARTGLTVEPLRRRLPQVPVLTLPLHELTFLAPARYVGTTENLRREPARQYWERCDPDYCDGEGAESFREFCARIDESLAALRQRTEQGILVVCHGYVIKAILWRQMNLEAPVTADYMRAFYDFHLRCVVPNVMVYPFEDAPGAPLSMLTPFEIQVE, from the coding sequence ATGAAGAAAACGATCTGGTTCATCCGTCACGCCGAAAGCCTCAGCAATGCGGGGTTTCCCACGGACACGCCGCATGCCATCGGGCTCAGCGACAAGGGGCAGGCGCAGGCCGAGGCGCTGGGTCAGCAGTGGCAGACGGTGCCGGATCTCATCGTGGTCTCGCGCTATGCACGCACGGGATTGACCGTGGAGCCGCTGCGCAGGCGGCTGCCGCAGGTGCCGGTGCTCACGCTGCCGCTGCACGAGCTGACCTTTCTGGCCCCCGCACGCTACGTGGGCACCACCGAAAACCTGCGCCGCGAGCCCGCGCGCCAGTACTGGGAGCGCTGTGACCCCGACTACTGCGATGGCGAAGGCGCGGAGAGCTTTCGCGAATTCTGCGCCCGCATTGACGAATCTCTCGCCGCACTGCGGCAGCGTACGGAGCAGGGCATCCTGGTGGTCTGCCATGGCTACGTCATCAAAGCCATTCTCTGGCGGCAGATGAATCTGGAAGCTCCTGTGACCGCCGACTACATGCGCGCCTTCTACGACTTCCACCTGCGCTGCGTGGTGCCGAATGTGATGGTGTACCCCTTTGAGGATGCGCCGGGCGCACCGCTCTCCATGCTGACGCCGTTTGAGATCCAGGTGGAGTGA
- a CDS encoding sialidase family protein encodes MRLSLLSAALLAPALASHAAEDAPLFLNASQLSIATGKPSLVLMSGASTHIPVWSLSGGTEGQSVCGVVTGLPNDCGGVRVEITVTSTDTETSPAFEDVYRVHLSQMIEGAPFTARHLQGDPVRTTLPAGPLHSRSIVLNAYYKVQPGAPLCVRIQREPGDPADTFTRPMGLAAVKITPVKAPAAPFVVQDVPGYNSWPMLQAMGDKLVCVYTRGSGHTIGEDARATYARTSTDGGKTWTPETTVANSPGYGDVPVGKGLDSTGALLAWVRRVGKEWHQDLYRSTDGVNFTLVTTPTLDPRPVQITDIFSVPTVGLMALWFAGDYGDQGPTHSWGKLTSTDDGKTWTQTTIESGLTKAQWPTEPSAVYLGEGRILAIGRTESGAPTTERAQFQMTSTDHGKTWKREQTNITNVLISTPSLILDAKTGLLSNYYYQRGQAGVLWRRLVKPESVFEHPLRWPAPEAVAAGSDSTIDAGNVNATVIGDTHYLSYYSGKAPNTAVQVSVLKAPAGEAK; translated from the coding sequence ATGCGTCTTTCCCTCCTCTCCGCAGCCCTGCTTGCCCCCGCTCTCGCCAGCCACGCGGCGGAGGATGCGCCGCTGTTTCTCAATGCCAGCCAGCTCTCGATCGCCACGGGCAAGCCCTCGCTGGTGCTCATGTCCGGCGCGTCCACGCACATCCCGGTGTGGTCCCTGTCCGGCGGCACGGAGGGGCAGTCCGTCTGCGGGGTGGTGACCGGCCTGCCGAACGACTGCGGCGGGGTGCGCGTGGAGATCACCGTGACGTCCACCGATACAGAAACGAGCCCAGCCTTTGAGGATGTGTACCGCGTGCACCTCTCTCAGATGATTGAAGGAGCCCCCTTCACCGCCCGCCATCTGCAGGGCGATCCCGTGCGCACCACGCTGCCTGCCGGGCCGCTGCATTCCCGCAGCATCGTGCTCAATGCCTACTACAAGGTGCAGCCCGGTGCGCCGCTGTGCGTGCGCATTCAGCGCGAGCCCGGCGACCCCGCCGACACCTTTACCCGCCCGATGGGGCTGGCTGCGGTGAAAATCACCCCCGTCAAAGCCCCCGCCGCGCCCTTCGTGGTGCAGGACGTGCCGGGCTACAACTCCTGGCCGATGCTCCAGGCCATGGGCGACAAGCTGGTGTGCGTGTACACCCGTGGCTCCGGCCACACCATTGGCGAAGACGCGCGCGCCACCTACGCACGCACCTCCACCGATGGCGGCAAGACGTGGACGCCCGAGACCACCGTGGCCAACAGCCCCGGCTACGGCGATGTGCCTGTGGGCAAGGGCCTGGACTCCACCGGCGCGCTGCTCGCCTGGGTGCGCCGTGTGGGCAAGGAATGGCACCAGGATCTCTACCGCAGCACCGATGGGGTCAACTTCACCCTGGTGACCACGCCCACGCTGGACCCGCGCCCCGTGCAGATCACGGATATTTTCTCCGTGCCCACCGTGGGGCTCATGGCGCTGTGGTTTGCCGGTGACTATGGCGATCAAGGCCCCACCCACTCCTGGGGCAAGCTGACCAGCACGGACGATGGCAAAACGTGGACGCAAACCACCATCGAGTCCGGTTTGACGAAAGCGCAGTGGCCCACCGAACCCTCCGCTGTGTATCTCGGCGAGGGCAGGATCCTCGCCATCGGCCGCACGGAGAGCGGCGCACCCACCACCGAGCGTGCGCAGTTCCAGATGACCTCCACCGACCATGGCAAGACCTGGAAGCGCGAGCAGACCAACATCACCAACGTGCTGATCTCCACCCCCAGCCTGATCCTCGATGCCAAGACCGGCCTGCTGAGCAACTACTACTACCAGCGCGGCCAGGCAGGCGTGCTGTGGCGCAGGCTGGTGAAGCCGGAGAGCGTGTTTGAGCATCCGCTGCGCTGGCCCGCGCCCGAAGCCGTGGCCGCCGGAAGCGACAGCACCATCGATGCCGGAAACGTGAACGCCACGGTGATCGGGGACACGCATTATCTCTCCTACTACTCCGGCAAGGCTCCGAACACCGCCGTGCAGGTGTCCGTGCTGAAGGCACCGGCGGGAGAGGCGAAGTAA
- a CDS encoding transglycosylase domain-containing protein — MSLLSGLRSRWLRVPRWLRILGGVAAVPVGLGALALAAVWWHYSAVAAGYDMAALTRGQNETLIVDARGEPVGSASEIERELVDLKELPTSLVEAVLATEDARFFSHPGFDVIGLTRAALKNFNAKGIRQGGSTITQQLARNAFGLQGRSYERKITEIFLAMRIEHEYSKEQILSHYLNRIYLGTGCSGVGAAARCYFGKDVRELTLPESATLAGIIKAPVAYSPITQPALARQKRDLSLQRMVDTGRLGKEEAAAAKAQPLVVRHDKTRVRTGYMLAAARSEFQRLGMKPGTPPEMRMTLRLDWQRRLDALMRQHLESVEGKDKDKGAATLQGAVIVLDNRSGAILAMQGGRDFTTSPFNRALEGTRPPGTGFLPLVYAAALTALPEATDTPLIDGPLDNRQAMIGGLAGTLGEWGADGEPVAYTGGTITPMQALLEGRTAATVRLCYQVGLDAVRSELGRCSFTTPLRTEAAFTLGQSPVRLIELARAFTAVANDGRLCTAPHVLLAPTVRSAEIFAPSAMAHIRETLIAGMTRPEYRAPLVQHGLADKSIAGYGGITYDRTDAWFAGMDRSMTCLVWVGHDKDAPINPKATAAQVALPLWAAVFAMVTEGKPHGWDVKPGLTQLLVTAPRAIPVGRTRGPSQPEPLPVHPVSGAVIGNDPYQSVGAVPRAVPVPRAANEE, encoded by the coding sequence TTGAGCCTCCTCTCCGGCCTGCGCAGCCGCTGGCTGCGTGTGCCGCGCTGGCTGCGCATCCTGGGCGGTGTGGCGGCGGTGCCCGTGGGGCTGGGGGCGCTGGCGCTGGCGGCGGTGTGGTGGCACTACTCCGCCGTGGCGGCGGGCTATGACATGGCCGCTCTCACCCGGGGCCAGAACGAGACGCTGATCGTGGACGCACGCGGAGAGCCCGTGGGCAGCGCCAGCGAGATCGAGCGCGAGCTGGTGGATCTCAAGGAGCTGCCCACCTCGCTGGTGGAGGCCGTGCTGGCCACGGAGGATGCGCGCTTCTTTTCGCATCCCGGATTTGATGTCATCGGCCTGACACGCGCTGCGCTGAAGAACTTCAATGCCAAGGGCATCCGCCAGGGCGGCAGCACCATCACGCAGCAGCTCGCACGCAATGCCTTTGGCCTGCAGGGCCGCAGCTACGAGCGCAAGATCACCGAGATCTTTCTGGCCATGCGCATCGAGCATGAGTACAGCAAGGAGCAGATCCTCTCGCACTACCTGAACCGCATCTACCTCGGCACCGGGTGCAGCGGCGTGGGCGCGGCGGCGCGCTGCTACTTTGGCAAAGACGTGCGCGAGCTCACGCTGCCGGAGTCCGCCACACTCGCGGGCATCATCAAGGCCCCGGTGGCTTATTCGCCCATCACCCAGCCCGCGCTGGCGCGGCAAAAGCGCGATCTCTCGCTGCAGCGCATGGTGGACACCGGCAGGCTGGGCAAGGAGGAGGCCGCCGCTGCCAAGGCCCAGCCCCTCGTGGTGCGGCATGACAAGACCCGCGTGCGCACCGGTTACATGCTCGCAGCGGCACGCTCGGAGTTTCAGCGCCTGGGCATGAAGCCCGGCACCCCGCCGGAGATGCGCATGACCCTGCGCCTGGACTGGCAGCGGCGGCTCGATGCCCTGATGCGCCAGCACCTGGAAAGCGTGGAGGGGAAGGACAAGGACAAAGGCGCTGCCACATTGCAGGGTGCCGTCATCGTGCTGGACAATCGCTCCGGCGCCATCCTGGCCATGCAGGGCGGCAGGGACTTCACCACCAGTCCTTTCAATCGTGCACTGGAGGGCACACGCCCGCCGGGCACCGGCTTCCTCCCGCTCGTCTATGCCGCTGCGCTCACCGCGCTGCCAGAGGCCACCGACACACCGCTGATCGACGGGCCGCTGGACAACCGCCAGGCCATGATCGGCGGGCTGGCCGGCACCCTGGGGGAATGGGGCGCGGATGGCGAGCCCGTGGCCTACACCGGCGGCACCATCACCCCCATGCAGGCGCTGCTGGAGGGGCGCACCGCCGCCACCGTGCGCCTGTGCTATCAGGTGGGGCTGGACGCCGTGAGGTCTGAGCTGGGCCGCTGCTCATTCACCACACCGCTGCGCACGGAGGCCGCCTTTACCCTGGGGCAGAGTCCTGTGCGCCTCATCGAGCTGGCGCGTGCCTTCACCGCTGTGGCCAATGACGGCCGCCTCTGCACCGCTCCGCATGTGCTGCTGGCCCCCACCGTGCGCAGCGCGGAGATCTTTGCGCCCTCCGCCATGGCGCACATCCGCGAGACCCTCATCGCAGGCATGACACGGCCCGAGTACCGCGCCCCGCTGGTGCAGCACGGGCTGGCTGACAAAAGCATCGCAGGCTATGGCGGCATCACCTACGACCGCACCGACGCGTGGTTTGCCGGCATGGACCGCAGCATGACCTGCCTCGTGTGGGTGGGGCATGACAAAGATGCGCCCATCAACCCCAAGGCCACCGCCGCCCAGGTGGCGCTGCCGCTGTGGGCGGCCGTCTTTGCCATGGTCACGGAGGGCAAGCCCCACGGCTGGGATGTGAAGCCCGGCCTCACCCAGCTCCTCGTCACCGCACCGCGTGCCATCCCCGTGGGCCGCACACGAGGCCCCTCCCAGCCCGAGCCTCTGCCGGTGCATCCCGTCTCCGGAGCCGTCATCGGCAACGACCCCTACCAAAGCGTCGGCGCAGTACCCCGCGCCGTCCCCGTGCCTCGTGCAGCCAATGAGGAGTAG